The window TAGGATTTGAAACTAATGAATATTTAAATGGTAATGATAGAATGATAGCTTTTATAGGAGGAGCTCAAATAAATCCTTATGGAGATTTAAATTCAACTATCATTGGTGATGATTATATAAAACCAAAAACAAGATTTACAGGAAGTGGAGGAGCTAATGGTATAGCTACTTATTCAAATACAGTTATAATGATGCAACATGAAAAAAGAAGATTCATTGATAAAATTGATTATGTAACAAGTGTTGGATGGGCAGGAGGACCAGGAGGAAGAGAAAAATTAGGACTTCCTGGAAACAGAGGACCACTTGCTGTTGTTACAGATAAAGGTGTTTTAAGATTTGATGAAAAAACTAAAAGAATGTACTTAGCAGGGTACTATCCATCTTCTTCAATAGAAGAAATAGTTGAAAATACTGGATTTGAATTAGATACATCAAGAGCAGTATTATTAGAAGCACCAACTGAAGATGTTATTAAAATGATAAGAG is drawn from Fusobacterium simiae and contains these coding sequences:
- the gctB gene encoding glutaconate CoA-transferase subunit B gives rise to the protein MAKNYKNYTNKEMQAITIAKEIKDGQIVIVGTGLPLIGATVAKNKFAPNCKLIVESGLMDCSPIEVPRSVGDLRLMGHCAVQWPNVRFIGFETNEYLNGNDRMIAFIGGAQINPYGDLNSTIIGDDYIKPKTRFTGSGGANGIATYSNTVIMMQHEKRRFIDKIDYVTSVGWAGGPGGREKLGLPGNRGPLAVVTDKGVLRFDEKTKRMYLAGYYPSSSIEEIVENTGFELDTSRAVLLEAPTEDVIKMIREDIDPGQAFIKVPVEE